A part of Aegilops tauschii subsp. strangulata cultivar AL8/78 chromosome 2, Aet v6.0, whole genome shotgun sequence genomic DNA contains:
- the LOC141040638 gene encoding uncharacterized protein, whose protein sequence is MAEEPSTKRHCGETSDQSIKEEQSIKEDDVQFPGEKRDYTTKLDKVELHGKETLEVVCTSNPDTADEMLTRLFMKAVGMYPRFVGVDVEYTRDDEPPQYAAVLQLCVDELCLVYHIAAATKWPKCLKSFLQEKNLFTFVGFSIHNHKQMLKMSGLEINPEKYIDIQKNYRVPYAGRKKPYDSLADVAASVIHPFYQNMKKKINRTEDHKLWGISPLPDYLIEYAAKDAYATYKAWKIIDNIKSGVEISEAQEADPYYHCQYAA, encoded by the exons ATGGCGGAGGAGCCGTCTACCAAGCGTCACTGTGGCGAGACGTCCGACCAGAGCATCAAGGAAGAGCAGAGCATCAAGGAAGACGACGTTCAGTTCCCCGGTGAGAAGCGCGACTACACCACCAAACTTGACAAGGTGGAACTCCACGGCAAAGAGACGCTGGAGGTCGTCTGCACCAGCAATCCAGACACTGCCGACGAAATGCTCACGAGGCTCTTCATGAAAGCCGTCGGCATGTATCCTAGATTCGTCGGCGTTGATGTGGAGTATACCAGGGATGACGAACCTCCGCAGTACGCAGCAGTTCTGCAGTTATGCGTGGATGAACTCTGCCTGGTCTACCACATCGCTGCGGCCACAAAATG GCCCAAGTGCCTCAAGAGCTTCCTCCAGGAGAAGAACTTGTTCACCTTTGTCGGTTTCAGCATTCATAATCACAAACAGATGCTGAAGATGTCTGGTTTGGAGATCAACCCCGAAAAGTACATCGACATTCAGAAAAACTATAGAGTTCCATATGCCGGCAGAAAGAAGCCGTACGACTCCTTGGCTGATGTTGCAGCCAGCGTCATCCACCCATTTTACcaaaacatgaagaagaagatcaaCAGGACCGAAGACCATAAACTGTGGGGGATCAGCCCGCTGCCAGACTACCTCATCGAGTACGCAGCGAAGGATGCGTACGCCACCTACAAGGCTTGGAAGATAATAGACAACATCAAATCAGGTGTGGAAATTTCAGAAGCACAGGAGGCTGACCCCTACTACCACTGCCAATACGCGGCATGA